The following proteins are co-located in the Sulfurovum sp. TSL6 genome:
- a CDS encoding tetraacyldisaccharide 4'-kinase, with translation MRGFFEAMLFAPKWYHYPLILLLFPFSVIYGIMMSIRRIMTSPKEFGIPIISVGNLIVGGSGKTPFAIALASRLQGVVIISRGYGRKSKGLVEVSSEGKILVDVTQSGDESMLMAQSLPKASVIVSEDRASAIELAKEKGAKCIILDDGFNRVEIEKFEIVLEPEHIKNYLPFPAGAFREFWFNKKYADIVAKEGEAFHRQVAFENLKPKMVLVTAISNPDRLNTYLPEGIVDKVYLEDHAYFEEEKLKMLLSEHEAQSLLVTQKDAVKMQDFKLPISEMKLKLEIKETIFTQVDEYIKGYPE, from the coding sequence ATGAGAGGATTTTTTGAAGCAATGCTCTTTGCACCAAAATGGTATCATTACCCTCTGATCTTGCTTCTCTTCCCGTTTTCTGTCATTTATGGGATCATGATGTCCATACGCAGGATAATGACTTCCCCAAAAGAGTTTGGGATTCCCATCATATCTGTGGGAAATCTTATCGTCGGGGGGAGTGGAAAAACACCTTTTGCCATAGCACTTGCTTCACGACTCCAAGGTGTAGTGATCATCTCTCGAGGGTATGGCCGTAAAAGCAAAGGGCTGGTCGAGGTCAGCTCTGAGGGCAAGATACTTGTCGATGTAACACAGAGTGGAGATGAATCTATGCTGATGGCACAGTCACTTCCTAAAGCAAGCGTCATAGTCAGTGAAGATAGAGCATCAGCCATAGAACTAGCCAAAGAAAAAGGTGCAAAGTGTATCATCTTGGATGATGGATTTAACCGTGTTGAGATAGAAAAATTTGAAATCGTGCTTGAACCTGAACACATCAAAAATTATCTCCCTTTCCCGGCAGGTGCATTTAGAGAATTTTGGTTCAATAAAAAATATGCAGATATTGTGGCAAAAGAAGGAGAGGCATTTCATCGACAGGTAGCGTTTGAGAACCTTAAACCCAAGATGGTACTGGTAACGGCCATTTCAAATCCGGATAGACTTAATACCTATTTGCCTGAGGGAATAGTAGATAAAGTCTATTTGGAAGATCATGCTTATTTTGAGGAAGAAAAGCTGAAAATGCTCCTCTCTGAGCATGAGGCCCAGAGTCTTCTTGTGACGCAAAAAGATGCAGTCAAAATGCAGGATTTTAAGTTACCTATCTCTGAAATGAAGTTAAAATTAGAGATCAAAGAGACTATCTTCACCCAGGTAGATGAATATATAAAGGGATATCCAGAATGA
- the argB gene encoding acetylglutamate kinase — protein sequence MKNNINVVKTLLEALPFIKKFANEKIVIKYGGSAQTSDALKEQFAQDIVLLHLVGMKPIIVHGGGKSITDLLADLGVDTKFIDGQRVTTKEVMRIVEMVLSGEINKEIVSLLDNHGSKSIGISGKDGGFLKGIPKDFEKFGYTGIIEHVNPEIVNNIIEDGAIPVIAPIAGSSTMGHPGFNINADLAASKIAVALQARKVLFLTDTPGVLDKEMQLITNLSIEKTESLKADGTIQGGMVPKVDACIEALRGGVKKAHIIDGRVEHSLLLEILTSSGVGTCIEL from the coding sequence ATGAAAAATAATATTAATGTTGTAAAAACGCTGCTTGAAGCTTTACCGTTTATTAAAAAGTTTGCCAATGAAAAAATCGTTATTAAGTATGGCGGTTCTGCACAAACGAGTGATGCGCTAAAAGAACAGTTTGCACAGGATATTGTACTGTTGCATCTTGTAGGGATGAAACCTATTATCGTACATGGCGGAGGTAAAAGTATTACAGACCTTCTTGCCGATTTAGGGGTAGATACGAAGTTTATAGATGGACAGAGAGTCACGACAAAAGAGGTGATGCGTATCGTAGAGATGGTATTGAGCGGAGAGATCAACAAAGAGATCGTCTCTTTGCTTGATAATCATGGGTCCAAATCCATTGGGATCTCTGGAAAAGATGGCGGTTTTTTGAAGGGTATACCTAAAGATTTTGAAAAGTTCGGTTATACGGGTATCATCGAACATGTCAATCCTGAAATTGTAAATAACATCATTGAAGACGGTGCGATACCTGTGATCGCTCCTATCGCTGGAAGCAGTACGATGGGACATCCTGGATTTAATATCAATGCGGATCTTGCAGCAAGTAAAATAGCGGTAGCTTTACAAGCAAGAAAAGTACTTTTTCTGACAGACACTCCTGGTGTGTTAGATAAAGAGATGCAATTGATTACAAACCTAAGCATAGAAAAAACAGAATCCCTTAAAGCAGACGGAACGATACAAGGGGGTATGGTACCTAAAGTGGATGCCTGTATAGAAGCTTTACGTGGTGGCGTAAAAAAAGCACATATCATCGATGGTCGAGTGGAGCATTCATTACTTCTGGAAATTTTAACAAGTTCGGGTGTAGGAACTTGTATCGAACTCTAA
- a CDS encoding ferritin-like domain-containing protein, producing MNIFSLLERAIISDDILIKEDLTAQCLAYCTKNEIRCNDDFTPLRFSKPSYASKCHIVDPRELPARKDFESKEGLATLVHAIAHIEFSAIDLALDAVYRYPQMPHAYKVDWLEVASDEIRHFKLLRSILTELGYDYGDFPVHCGLFDAAEHSAENILDRMAIIPRYYEASGLDVSPQIIKKLDNKRKNPQVKKVIDTLYIIYDEEIDHVYKGDKWFKYLCKEEGKAEGTEEEVYFEILERYKLLSKHRPHVNVEARKEAGFSCSEIKKLGAKECS from the coding sequence ATGAATATATTTAGTCTGTTAGAACGTGCCATTATCAGTGACGATATTCTTATAAAAGAGGATTTGACCGCTCAATGTTTGGCGTATTGTACCAAAAATGAAATAAGGTGTAATGATGATTTTACCCCTCTGCGATTTTCAAAACCGTCCTATGCTTCCAAATGTCATATTGTAGATCCGAGAGAGTTGCCTGCCAGAAAAGACTTTGAGAGTAAAGAGGGGTTGGCTACCTTGGTACATGCTATTGCACACATAGAGTTTTCTGCCATCGATCTGGCACTGGATGCCGTGTATCGTTACCCACAGATGCCTCATGCCTATAAAGTAGATTGGCTTGAAGTAGCCAGTGATGAGATACGTCACTTTAAACTCTTGCGGAGCATATTGACAGAACTTGGATATGACTATGGGGATTTCCCAGTACATTGCGGACTTTTTGATGCGGCAGAGCACAGTGCAGAGAATATTCTGGACCGTATGGCGATCATCCCGCGTTACTATGAAGCATCAGGTCTTGATGTCAGCCCCCAGATCATTAAAAAACTGGACAACAAACGTAAAAATCCTCAGGTAAAAAAAGTGATAGATACACTGTATATTATCTATGATGAAGAGATAGACCATGTGTACAAGGGTGACAAATGGTTTAAATATCTTTGTAAAGAGGAAGGAAAAGCAGAAGGGACAGAAGAAGAGGTGTATTTTGAGATACTTGAACGCTATAAGTTACTCTCAAAACACCGTCCTCATGTCAATGTGGAAGCAAGAAAAGAGGCAGGGTTTTCCTGTTCTGAGATCAAAAAACTGGGTGCAAAGGAGTGTTCATGA